From the Musa acuminata AAA Group cultivar baxijiao chromosome BXJ1-2, Cavendish_Baxijiao_AAA, whole genome shotgun sequence genome, one window contains:
- the LOC135612265 gene encoding pollen receptor-like kinase 5, producing MAGDRPSPPLFAALLLVAASLRVASSSDSDVLLRFKATVSDPAGSLNSWAAGSTPCNKNVSNWAGVVCHDDGSVSGLRLEDMRLSGSLTRIDLLQSLPGLRTLSFMKNDLAGPLPVVEKFNSLRTLYLSMNKFSGAISDDAFAGMSWLKKLHLSSNGFSGPIPTSIAQLPKLLELRLDNNRFSGPIPDLQLKSLKLVNMSNNYLEGRIPDGFRTMDAGLFAGNKALCGDPIGVPCKPLPSESLSNQKLAVTVATVVFIVSGIVAVVLLLPQQRQMEHERLEQVQSPKKPSKDTKFASSPKEEKLESGAAGYDSDGSSRKPAKEHEQGRLVFVREGRERFELQDLLKSSAEVLGTGRFGCSYKAALLSGRSVVVKRFRDMNRVGKEDFEEHMRRMGRLSHPNLLPLVAYYYRKDEKLLVTDYVPRRSLAAALHGFRAAKVPALDWGTRLKVVKGIAKGLNYLYEELQMLSVPHGHLKSSNVLLSDSFEPLLTDYALVPVTNQAKAAQSMVAYKSPECKQHGKTSKKSDIWSLGTLILEILTGRISMIDPSQDKEAVNLAGWVNTVAEEEWIDKVLDREMRATRKSGEEMIKLLKVGLACCEANVEKRWELEEVLDRIEELKESEGDEDS from the exons ATGGCCGGCGATCGGCCCTCTCCACCGCTCTTCGCTGCCCTGCTCCTCGTCGCTGCGTCCCTCCGCGTCGCCAGCTCGTCGGATTCCGATGTCCTCCTCCGGTTCAAGGCTACCGTATCCGACCCTGCGGGCTCCCTCAACAGCTGGGCCGCGGGCTCCACCCCCTGCAACAAGAACGTCTCGAACTGGGCCGGCGTCGTCTGCCACGACGACGGCAGCGTCTCCGGGCTGCGCCTCGAGGATATGAGACTCTCCGGCTCGTTGACCCGCATCGATCTCCTCCAGAGTTTGCCGGGGCTTCGCACCCTCAGCTTCATGAAGAACGACTTGGCGGGGCCGTTGCCGGTGGTCGAGAAGTTCAATAGTCTGCGGACGTTATACCTGTCGATGAACAAGTTCTCCGGTGCGATCTCGGACGACGCCTTCGCCGGCATGAGCTGGCTCAAGAAGCTTCATCTCTCCAGCAATGGTTTCTCGGGCCCGATCCCGACGTCGATCGCCCAACTGCCCAAGCTTCTCGAGCTGAGGCTGGACAACAACAGGTtcagcggccccattccggacctGCAGCTGAAGTCACTGAAGCTGGTGAACATGTCGAACAACTACTTGGAGGGGCGGATTCCCGATGGCTTCAGAACGATGGACGCAGGTCTGTTCGCAG GCAACAAGGCTCTCTGCGGTGATCCTATTGGAGTGCCATGCAAACCGCTGCCGTCGGAGAGTCTATCGAACCAAAAACTCGCAGTCACGGTGGCCACAGTCGTCTTCATAGTCTCAGGAATCGTGGCGGTGGTGCTCCTGCTGCCACAACAACGGCAGATGGAGCACGAGCGACTGGAGCAGGTGCAGTCACCGAAGAAGCCATCGAAGGACACGAAATTTGCGTCGTCACCGAAGGAGGAAAAGCTGGAGTCGGGGGCGGCGGGATACGACAGCGACGGGAGCAGCAGGAAGCCGGCGAAGGAGCACGAGCAAGGGAGGCTGGTGTTCGTGCGGGAGGGGCGGGAGAGGTTCGAGCTGCAGGACCTGCTCAAGTCTTCGGCGGAGGTGCTCGGGACGGGGAGGTTTGGGTGCTCCTACAAGGCGGCGTTGTTGAGTGGCCGGTCGGTGGTGGTGAAGAGGTTCAGGGACATGAATCGGGTGGGGAAGGAGGATTTCGAGGAGCACATGAGGAGGATGGGGAGACTGTCGCACCCCAATTTGCTGCCATTGGTGGCTTATTACTACAGGAAGGACGAGAAGCTGCTGGTGACGGACTACGTCCCCAGGAGGAGCCTGGCCGCCGCACTCCATG GTTTTCGTGCCGCAAAAGTACCGGCACTCGATTGGGGCACTCGCCTAAAGGTCGTCAAAGGAATCGCCAAGGGACTAAATTACCTCTACGAAGAGCTCCAAATGCTAAGCGTACCCCATGGTCATCTCAAATCCTCCAATGTTCTTCTAAGTGACTCTTTTGAGCCACTTCTCACTGACTACGCCCTCGTACCTGTAACGAACCAAGCTAAAGCCGCACAATCCATGGTGGCATATAAGTCCCCCGAGTGCAAGCAACACGGCAAGACATCAAAGAAAAGCGACATTTGGAGTTTGGGAACACTGATACTAGAGATCCTAACAGGTCGGATCTCCATGATCGATCCGTCGCAGGACAAGGAAGCCGTCAACTTGGCAGGTTGGGTGAACACCGTCGCGGAAGAAGAATGGATCGATAAGGTGCTCGACCGCGAGATGAGGGCGACGAGGAAGAGCGGAGAAGAGATGATCAAGCTGTTGAAAGTTGGGTTGGCTTGTTGTGAAGCAAATGTGGAAAAAAGATGGGAGTTGGAAGAAGTTCTTGACAGGATTGAAGAGCTGAAAGAAAGTGAGGGAGATGAAGACAGCTAG